One stretch of bacterium DNA includes these proteins:
- a CDS encoding beta-ketoacyl synthase — MTGCRIIGMGAIAGLGKNRIEVFEQWRQGKTAIKSMTRFDAQRYQTGLAAEVDPAWATPGTAWIERLTLTACQEALADAGPEFAAVAKTARVLFVLATTKGDLTGIEQGVQHPEKTPVHALAFMEAVRRSLPFAVSFRVISLACASGAAAIAHACEALQADEADAALVVGVDVLSDFVLTGFSSLKSLDTKVCRPFDAARQGLSLGEAAAAVLIAGPGKATTLATQGHVLGWGLANDAVHLTAPARDGRGLIAAIQKALKKAEVERSRIGYINAHGTGTLYNDAMEGKAIAAVFDRQRVPVSTIKGSCGHTLGAAGVLETVMTMMALTQKQAPPTVGLTNPGIEEKLDFIIDQSRELSDLGAGLSLFAGFGGFNAALVLSLARKGKDAV, encoded by the coding sequence ATGGGCGCAATCGCGGGATTGGGAAAAAACCGCATTGAAGTATTTGAACAATGGCGTCAGGGGAAGACCGCGATTAAATCCATGACGCGGTTTGATGCGCAGCGCTACCAGACCGGCCTGGCGGCCGAGGTGGACCCGGCGTGGGCGACGCCGGGCACAGCATGGATTGAAAGACTTACGCTGACAGCTTGTCAGGAAGCGTTGGCAGATGCAGGCCCTGAGTTTGCAGCGGTTGCTAAAACCGCACGTGTTTTATTTGTTCTGGCCACGACCAAGGGAGATCTCACGGGTATTGAGCAAGGTGTGCAGCATCCGGAGAAAACACCCGTCCACGCGCTCGCATTTATGGAAGCGGTTCGTCGCAGTCTGCCTTTTGCAGTTTCTTTCCGGGTGATCTCATTGGCATGTGCCTCCGGCGCTGCCGCGATTGCCCATGCATGTGAAGCTTTGCAAGCGGATGAGGCGGATGCAGCTCTGGTGGTTGGGGTCGATGTCCTGTCTGATTTTGTGCTCACCGGTTTTTCATCTTTAAAATCTTTGGATACGAAAGTTTGCCGTCCGTTTGATGCCGCGCGCCAGGGGCTTTCTCTGGGTGAGGCTGCTGCTGCTGTGTTAATTGCCGGACCGGGCAAAGCAACCACCCTTGCCACCCAGGGGCATGTGTTGGGGTGGGGATTGGCCAATGATGCGGTGCATCTGACAGCACCGGCACGCGATGGGCGCGGTCTGATCGCTGCCATACAAAAAGCGCTAAAAAAAGCAGAGGTCGAAAGGTCCCGCATTGGATACATCAATGCCCATGGTACCGGGACGTTGTACAATGATGCCATGGAGGGCAAGGCCATTGCAGCGGTGTTTGACCGCCAACGTGTTCCGGTTTCCACGATAAAAGGCAGTTGCGGACACACCTTGGGAGCAGCCGGTGTTTTGGAAACCGTCATGACAATGATGGCGCTTACGCAGAAACAAGCGCCGCCTACGGTTGGCTTGACCAATCCCGGGATTGAAGAGAAACTGGATTTTATTATTGATCAATCTCGTGAGCTATCCGATCTTGGGGCGGGGTTGTCACTTTTTGCCGGGTTTGGCGGGTTCAATGCGGCGCTTGTTTTATCTTTGGCCCGGAAGGGGAAGGATGCGGTTTGA
- a CDS encoding acyl carrier protein: MEPLIQELKEKIIVTFNLEHMTPDKIDPEAPLFVEGLGLDSIDALELAVMLEKDYGIKLEDITVGRKVFQSIRTIAEYVTQKRG, from the coding sequence ATGGAGCCATTGATACAGGAATTGAAAGAAAAAATTATTGTCACGTTCAATCTGGAACACATGACGCCTGACAAGATTGATCCTGAGGCACCGTTGTTTGTGGAAGGCTTAGGGTTGGATTCGATTGATGCGTTGGAACTGGCGGTGATGCTGGAAAAAGATTATGGCATCAAGCTTGAGGATATCACCGTAGGACGCAAAGTGTTCCAGTCCATACGCACGATTGCGGAGTATGTTACGCAGAAGCGTGGATGA
- a CDS encoding virulence RhuM family protein, with amino-acid sequence MNEKNQSQFIIYRIATGETKIDVRFQDETVWLSQQLMAQLFQTTKQNISLHIKNVMEEGELSEREVVKDFLITAADGKSYRTKYYNLDMIISVGYRIKSKVATQFRQWATRQLREFIVKGFVLDDERLKNPDLPFDYFDELARRIQDIRTSERRFYQKITDIYATSVDYDPTEEMSIAFFQTVQNKMHWAITGQTAAEIIHFRADSKKKDMGLTNWRGTKIRKNDTEIAKNYLSEDELAALNNLVEQYLIFAQGQAMRRVPMYMENWIKKLDGFMHINEREILTHAGKISHELALDKAGKEYGMYARKRKLVYDMEGNDFDALLDKTKQLTHKSKKKVKKKR; translated from the coding sequence ATGAACGAAAAAAATCAGTCGCAATTTATTATTTACCGAATCGCAACCGGTGAGACGAAGATTGATGTCCGGTTTCAGGATGAAACCGTTTGGCTGTCTCAGCAGTTGATGGCCCAATTGTTTCAAACAACAAAACAAAACATAAGTTTGCATATCAAGAATGTGATGGAGGAAGGCGAGCTTTCAGAACGAGAAGTTGTCAAGGATTTCTTGATAACTGCAGCAGATGGTAAATCCTATCGAACTAAATATTATAACCTTGATATGATTATTTCTGTAGGATATCGCATTAAGTCTAAAGTGGCGACACAATTCAGGCAATGGGCGACACGGCAATTACGGGAATTTATCGTCAAGGGCTTTGTTTTAGATGATGAGCGGTTAAAAAATCCTGATTTGCCGTTTGATTATTTTGATGAGTTGGCGCGCCGTATTCAGGATATACGCACGTCTGAGCGGCGGTTTTACCAGAAAATTACGGATATATATGCTACCAGTGTTGATTATGACCCTACAGAGGAAATGAGCATTGCGTTTTTTCAAACGGTTCAAAATAAGATGCACTGGGCCATTACCGGGCAGACAGCGGCAGAGATTATTCATTTCCGCGCGGATAGTAAAAAGAAGGATATGGGATTGACAAATTGGCGGGGAACAAAAATTCGTAAAAACGACACAGAGATCGCGAAGAATTATCTGAGTGAGGACGAGCTGGCAGCTTTAAACAATCTTGTTGAACAATATTTAATATTTGCGCAAGGACAGGCCATGCGGCGTGTTCCAATGTATATGGAAAATTGGATAAAAAAGTTGGATGGTTTTATGCATATCAATGAAAGAGAGATATTGACGCATGCGGGAAAAATATCTCATGAACTCGCGCTGGATAAAGCAGGAAAAGAGTACGGAATGTATGCTCGAAAAAGAAAGCTTGTTTATGATATGGAAGGGAATGATTTTGATGCTCTACTGGATAAGACAAAGCAGTTGACACATAAGAGCAAGAAAAAAGTAAAAAAGAAAAGATAA
- a CDS encoding beta-ketoacyl-[acyl-carrier-protein] synthase family protein has product MHTEIAITGIGAVTALGGSAAETFTALLAGKRGLGKLDLFESPRYRDIPVGQVRCLQNADLQVSSSRTEQLAAKACTEALLQSGHTLLADRKNPERWGVFAGTTVAGMLATENYFQAVWSGRPGDASVLRRHPSSSLSLFLSKKFNMQGWVTTLSTACSSGLNALVLGAEMIRAGQIDKALVVGADSLARIVVNGFGALLIVDAKGARPFDQDRRGLSLGEGAGAVVLEKATDISSASTRCLGFVSGWGNTCDAYHATAPEPEGRGAQAAMAKAVAKAGLALSQIDYINAHGTGTPDNDLAESRALEKLFGAQAIPLVSSTKGACGHTLGAAGAIESVICVQTLLHDQMPGTIGCQQPDGNLLLQPLLTTRGQTVHAAMNNSFGFGGNNTSVVFEKGDH; this is encoded by the coding sequence ATGCACACTGAAATTGCCATAACCGGTATCGGGGCAGTGACAGCATTGGGTGGCAGTGCGGCGGAAACATTCACCGCTCTGTTGGCGGGTAAACGCGGATTGGGAAAACTGGACCTGTTTGAGTCGCCACGCTACCGGGATATTCCCGTCGGACAGGTACGCTGCTTGCAGAATGCTGATTTACAGGTGAGTTCCTCGCGTACGGAGCAACTCGCGGCAAAGGCCTGCACTGAGGCGCTGCTTCAATCCGGCCACACGCTTTTAGCGGATCGGAAAAATCCTGAGCGCTGGGGTGTTTTTGCCGGTACCACGGTCGCCGGCATGTTGGCCACAGAAAATTATTTCCAGGCTGTCTGGTCCGGCCGGCCCGGGGATGCCTCGGTGCTGCGCCGGCACCCGTCATCCTCGCTCTCGCTTTTTCTTTCTAAAAAATTTAATATGCAGGGCTGGGTCACCACCCTTTCGACCGCCTGTTCTTCAGGTCTCAATGCACTGGTTTTAGGAGCGGAAATGATTCGGGCAGGACAGATTGATAAAGCCCTGGTGGTGGGTGCTGATTCTTTGGCTAGAATTGTTGTGAATGGGTTTGGCGCACTCCTGATTGTTGATGCCAAAGGAGCCCGCCCATTTGATCAGGACCGTCGCGGACTTTCTTTGGGAGAAGGCGCCGGTGCCGTGGTGCTGGAAAAAGCAACGGACATTTCAAGCGCATCAACCCGGTGTCTGGGATTCGTAAGCGGATGGGGTAATACCTGTGATGCCTATCACGCGACCGCACCGGAGCCGGAAGGCCGCGGTGCACAGGCAGCCATGGCCAAGGCGGTGGCAAAGGCGGGTTTGGCGTTGAGTCAGATTGATTATATCAATGCGCACGGAACCGGGACACCGGACAATGATCTGGCAGAGAGCCGGGCTTTGGAAAAATTGTTTGGCGCACAAGCGATACCGTTGGTTTCATCAACCAAAGGCGCTTGCGGACATACCTTGGGCGCAGCCGGTGCGATTGAAAGCGTGATCTGCGTGCAAACACTGCTGCATGATCAAATGCCGGGAACGATTGGCTGTCAACAACCGGATGGCAACCTGTTGCTGCAACCGCTGCTGACAACCCGGGGTCAGACAGTACACGCTGCAATGAATAATTCTTTTGGTTTTGGCGGGAACAATACCAGTGTGGTTTTTGAAAAAGGAGATCACTAG
- a CDS encoding beta-ketoacyl synthase chain length factor — MLGIDGIGFVHAAGVDWEGIWQTLADPHSRKSIKVLPEGDVEGFFVPPLPQPAVPNGRRFSPWLKMTLAAGQSAMQNSTGSWEETSLGVIGATSLGSLQHTAAFVENMIRNQEDGPQPANFILSVHNAATAQVAIALKAKGYSNTVSHDGTSFEQALLIAQCQVAQEPESGFVVFGADEWIPLLHTARLASCRRRPDLQHQSGWGRCGKPDLAGNFSLPGEGAAALRVGKPQPGQVCIKTVCLRCFAAIANDTQARAAWVEESIRAAGLGWDAIDLIMTPDTKSGILETIREAGDIPQMACGQWLGTFDTASAFVIAIAAALLKTPEKRLDMLPKKLRTILVINETANHNCAVTVVGR; from the coding sequence ATGTTGGGAATAGATGGCATAGGGTTTGTTCATGCAGCCGGGGTTGATTGGGAAGGTATTTGGCAGACTCTGGCAGACCCGCATTCCCGGAAAAGTATCAAGGTGCTGCCGGAAGGGGATGTGGAAGGTTTTTTTGTGCCGCCCTTGCCGCAACCCGCAGTACCCAATGGACGCCGTTTCAGTCCCTGGCTGAAAATGACATTGGCTGCCGGTCAATCAGCCATGCAAAATAGCACCGGGTCTTGGGAGGAAACTTCGCTGGGGGTTATCGGTGCGACATCTCTGGGATCGCTGCAGCATACGGCGGCATTTGTGGAGAACATGATTCGCAATCAGGAAGACGGACCGCAGCCGGCTAATTTTATTCTTTCGGTACACAATGCAGCCACGGCCCAGGTGGCGATCGCGCTCAAGGCAAAAGGTTATAGCAATACAGTGAGTCATGATGGAACTTCTTTTGAACAGGCATTGCTGATTGCCCAGTGTCAGGTGGCGCAGGAACCGGAATCCGGATTTGTTGTGTTTGGTGCGGATGAGTGGATCCCCTTGCTGCATACAGCACGCCTGGCAAGCTGCCGAAGGCGTCCCGATCTTCAACATCAATCCGGCTGGGGCAGGTGCGGGAAGCCGGACTTGGCAGGCAATTTTTCGCTGCCTGGCGAAGGTGCCGCAGCGTTGCGGGTCGGAAAGCCGCAGCCCGGACAGGTTTGTATAAAAACGGTTTGTTTGCGCTGTTTTGCAGCTATCGCAAATGACACCCAAGCCCGGGCCGCATGGGTCGAAGAAAGCATCCGTGCCGCCGGTCTGGGATGGGATGCCATTGATTTAATTATGACCCCGGACACAAAGTCGGGTATTCTGGAAACAATACGTGAAGCCGGAGACATTCCTCAGATGGCATGCGGGCAATGGCTGGGAACGTTTGACACTGCCAGTGCCTTTGTCATTGCGATTGCCGCAGCCTTGTTGAAAACGCCGGAGAAACGATTGGATATGCTTCCAAAGAAGTTGAGGACTATTTTAGTGATCAATGAAACCGCAAACCACAACTGCGCTGTCACCGTGGTGGGACGATGA
- a CDS encoding polysaccharide deacetylase family protein, protein MTKYHGVMAVAVLSAILVLLGMPFKVLALSGLFVVVILILAAGSIFPQIQFYLPVTNGIRTSEKVVSLTFDDGPDKRVTPELLELLKTEKIPAAFFYIGRACEANPQLVRKTMQAGHLLGNHSFGHLTYWAFLPAAGIQREIEQANQVLFRITGQLPKFYRPPFGVTRPGLGAILKRLGMTCIGWQVRALEGFKPDQEKILQRIVRGVRPGSIIMLHESYYGRKEFDAAAVVARTRKMIAILREKGYRFVRLDQLLEIEKGKEV, encoded by the coding sequence ATGACGAAATATCATGGTGTGATGGCCGTCGCAGTGCTAAGTGCCATACTCGTTTTATTGGGGATGCCGTTCAAGGTGTTGGCATTATCCGGGCTTTTTGTGGTGGTGATTTTGATATTGGCAGCGGGATCGATTTTTCCGCAGATACAATTTTATTTGCCGGTGACAAACGGTATTCGTACTTCAGAAAAAGTGGTTAGCCTGACATTTGATGACGGCCCGGACAAAAGGGTTACCCCCGAGTTGCTGGAACTTTTAAAAACAGAAAAAATTCCGGCAGCTTTTTTTTATATTGGCCGGGCCTGTGAGGCCAATCCTCAGCTGGTTCGCAAGACAATGCAGGCCGGCCATCTGTTGGGCAATCACAGTTTTGGACATTTAACATATTGGGCGTTTTTACCGGCGGCAGGTATTCAACGGGAAATCGAGCAAGCCAATCAAGTGCTGTTTCGTATCACAGGACAGTTGCCGAAGTTTTACCGGCCGCCGTTTGGTGTGACCCGGCCCGGTCTGGGTGCGATTTTGAAACGTTTGGGAATGACATGCATCGGATGGCAGGTGCGGGCACTGGAGGGATTCAAGCCGGATCAGGAAAAAATTTTGCAGCGGATTGTCCGGGGCGTGCGTCCGGGGTCAATAATTATGCTGCATGAAAGTTATTATGGGCGTAAAGAATTTGATGCGGCGGCGGTGGTGGCGCGTACCCGCAAAATGATTGCAATCTTGCGGGAAAAGGGCTATCGTTTTGTGCGGCTTGATCAGTTGTTGGAGATCGAGAAAGGAAAAGAAGTATGA
- a CDS encoding outer membrane lipoprotein carrier protein LolA, translating into MRVMLARLGWIAGVFFILLGQSAAAPTGKILKDGTPASAPSAASTGEIVKDGTPASAPSAEDMQMLEKIHQATAQIEALSADFRSVKQVAFLEEPVLTQGRIFYARNQGIRWEILKPYRIALVYNGSNMYHYSAASNNQWEKQPADSDLVLLEVMKQLQAWFSGEAFGMHDMYVIKIVSRDPVRVVFVPRHSGMRKVLSELEFVFGKELFVVEKLKIMEGSGDMTTIHYQNIKVNPEIEKTLFQ; encoded by the coding sequence ATGAGAGTGATGCTGGCGAGACTCGGATGGATCGCGGGGGTGTTTTTTATTTTACTGGGACAAAGCGCAGCAGCCCCGACCGGAAAGATATTGAAAGATGGGACGCCTGCGTCTGCGCCTTCGGCAGCCTCGACCGGAGAAATAGTGAAAGATGGGACGCCTGCGTCTGCGCCTTCGGCAGAGGACATGCAGATGCTGGAAAAAATTCATCAGGCGACTGCGCAGATTGAGGCGCTCTCGGCAGATTTTCGTAGTGTCAAGCAGGTAGCTTTTTTAGAGGAGCCTGTTTTGACACAGGGGCGGATTTTTTATGCACGTAATCAGGGAATACGGTGGGAAATTTTAAAACCCTATCGCATTGCCTTGGTATATAACGGCAGCAATATGTACCATTATTCTGCTGCTTCGAATAACCAGTGGGAAAAACAGCCTGCTGATTCCGATTTGGTATTGCTGGAAGTCATGAAACAGCTGCAAGCCTGGTTTTCCGGAGAGGCTTTCGGGATGCATGATATGTATGTCATCAAAATTGTATCCCGTGATCCGGTGCGGGTGGTATTTGTGCCCCGGCATTCGGGAATGCGTAAAGTTTTGTCTGAACTGGAATTTGTTTTTGGCAAAGAGCTCTTTGTGGTGGAGAAGCTTAAGATCATGGAAGGCTCCGGCGATATGACCACGATTCATTATCAAAATATAAAAGTGAATCCTGAAATTGAGAAGACACTTTTTCAATGA